The Eleginops maclovinus isolate JMC-PN-2008 ecotype Puerto Natales chromosome 6, JC_Emac_rtc_rv5, whole genome shotgun sequence DNA segment TGTAAAGCagaatatttaagaaaacaaatctgaaataaagaaaaaaaacaacaaaggagtTCACAGTTTTTAACATTCCTTTCATTCTCCTGCTCTAATTCCAGGCATTTTTGCGGCAGCAATAAAAACCAAAGAACAATTGATCTCTTTGTGACAACAGGTTATATCTGCCAAATAAACCAAAtcgaaagaaatgaaaaaagtatGGAAGTAAATGTTTGTAGTGATTtgcaaaacaagaaataaaaaaatgtaaccttaTTACAACACATATCAACACCTAACAGTTGTGGAAAATAACTTAGTTAATTTCTAAAGTGCTATAATTTTTGCTACTTTattctacattttggaagcaaatattgtactttctactaattacatttatttgacatcatTAGTTACTTTCAGGTTCATTCtataaattagaaaaaaagaaaattgaccCATGATTTATGACATAATATTATGGATTAAGACACCTAGCAATATAAAGTTAGGTCCTATGCTGCAACATGAACATGAATCATCATTAATGGTTTACAGAACATAATCACGTtgaataatttatattattcagaaaaacgggcattctgcataatgagcaCTTTAAGTGTTGGTTCttttagtaaacattttttttaaaatgcaaatcacTTGTAACAGCATTCTTACTTTTGACTGATTCTACCACTGCCTACTAACATTCTTTCAGATACAATTTCTCCCCATTGGACCttaaccaaaataaaagcttcgCTCCAAATAATGTTTTCAGTTTCTGAGGCTGCAGCGACGCCTTGTGGCAGGacactgatgtgttttcttGAGTAGTATTTGAATCTGTGGCCTCCAGGCTGTctccacatactgtacatttatcaCATTTAAAGTCAGAGGTGTTAAAAATAAGTGCTTCTGAATTCCTGTGTGGTTGTGCAGCAAATATAGCCACAGGCCCAGAGTGCAGCCAGTCAGAGTCAGTTATTTGGAGGTACAGTGGACACATCCATTGTGCTGTTTTACCAAGTCATTTTAAGAATGACGACATTGTACAGGGAACTCATATTACTGACACAGGTATGGCAGGAATTCTGTTCACTTGGGGAAAGAGTTTAAATAAGAGGTAGCCAGCTGGGCCCGGGGAAAGACTGTGTTGGAGAGCCACTGCTGACAGTTGTAGCATAGAGTCTGGATTATCATTACAACACCACAACAAGAGGTAGGATCTCACAGATATAACCACTGCTGCTTTAAGTCAGCACACACAGGACCTGGGCTTACTGTACTGCCGATGTGTAAAGATAAGAGATTATTACAGGAACCACAGAGAGTAATCCAAAAGGGGTTCCACACAGCATGTACCTGGCAATACTggaattttatttttacatgtgAAATGGATTTCCAGAATAATAACTACCTTGATGACTCTTAACTGGATAGTATTGGTAGGAAAAGCAAGACACTAAACAACTGCAATATACTTGAATATTAATCGATGACCAATATGATTTTTGACCAGCGCTGGAACAagtgttaaaacattttatttttgtaaaagtctTGAAATTACAGTGGAGAAATACTATTTAATTAaacttttacattcaaaatgttatttaggtagaagaagaaaaagtacCATCAGTATTGAAATAGatgttaagtaaaaaaacaagtacttATTGCACAGATTTacccattttagaataaaagtAACTTGGTATTATTGGATTACTATTAttcatgcattaatgtgttctcCAATTCAAAGCCACTACAAAATGAGGAGCATGTTTTTCTTAATtgtatatctatctatctatctatctatctatctatctatctatctatctatctatctatctatctatctatctatctatctatctatctatctatctatctatctatctatctatctatctatctatctatctatctatctatctatctatctatctgtctgtctgtctctctgtctgtctgtctctctgtctgtctgtctgtctgtctgtctgtctgtctgtctgtctgtctgtctgtctgtctgtctgtctgtctgtctgtctgtctgtctgtctgtctgtctgtctgtctgtctgtctgtctgtctgtctgtctgtctgtctgtctgtctgtctgtctgtctgtccgtctgtctatttatgtttttatttgttttattacgTCATATGCTCCCTGGTAGCTTGTGATCACCAAaggaaaaatacagttttatcttactttttaataaaagatgTTCAATTATGTCttgattatattttttgtgattaaTAATCTAAGTGAACTGAAGTGGACTAGAAGAAAATACTAATACTTAAATGATGTCCAAGTTCCTCAAATTCGTACTAAATTACAGTACTTGAAAAACTGATCTTACAATCCACCTACGTTTTTAACATATAATATGTACTGCATGTTTAATGTGACTGACATGTCATTTATAATGCCTTTCATTGTTGCATCAGCAGTGCCCCTCAGGTAGGTGTTTATTGATCGGTTTTACGTCTATGGCGTGCCGTGCATCGGAGCATGTGCTTCTTTTTTAAGGCGACGAACACTCTAGGACACGACTGGAGCAATAATGACTGGAAGGACAAGGCAAAAAATACATCCTGCATTTCTCGTCAAAGAGCGTGTTGATAGTGGGTCAGGCTTTGAATTCCATAGTGCTGTTAAAACACGGGGCGAAAGTAAACACCATAAAGCAGGGATCAAAGCTGAGCCCTTAGACTAATCCCCTtcaggttacacacacacattataaatcCATAGGATGTCACTATAGTCACTTGAAATAACGTTTATATTATGAACAGGTGTCTAAgcacaaacattaaaaagccCCCTACCCATGATGCATGATACCCATGGAGCAAAACACCCTGactcaaaaacacaatgttcatGTAAATTGTATTtggtttgtgtgtctttttgcagttttttttaatggattttggCCTCCATGTGcttttttgcatctctttgCAGTCATCTCTGAGTTGTTTCACATGTTTCGtcattatgttgtgtttttgtggttgGTTGAGTCTCTTTTTAGTCAATTTGCGTCTCTTTatggttgttttgtgtctctttgtagttgtttggTGTTTCTTCAAATCAAATTTTGACTTTACAGTGATTTgcatctctttttctttgttggtttTCATCTATTTTcaatgctttttgtggtttaattttttctttgttgtgtctctttgttgttgtttagcgTCTCTTTGTAGTCAGGTTGCATCTCTTTGTATTCGTTTTGTGTATTTCCGAAGTTCTTTGTAGTAATTGTCTTACTTTGTGGTTTCTCGTTTTCCTTGTGGTCcattcatttttgtctttttgtcatcactttgtgttgaattatacatttctttatatctGTTGTTTCGTGTCTTCATTGGTTGGTTTATTCTGCAGGTGAAGCAAACATCTCAAGTAAGCTTTTGTTTGCGAAACAGCTAGTTCACtaatttgtttttcatctcGCACCTTTTCTATTTAGCTCATGACAGAAAGATATGCCTTGTTTCTCAACTTCCTGTTGGTCTGCTGtgtacattcttttttttggatCATTTTTATCTTGCTGTTCTGTATGTTACAAATAGgccaaacaaacatgttttttagaaGCTACAGTTGAACTGTACATAACTATTATTAACAAAGGCAACAATCCCTCTGTGTGTAAGATAACACCTGCTCCACAGTTATGCGGTCCACTGCATGCCATTTAGGTTTATCACTCATTCAGTCACGTTTTCACTCTCACAATACGGGACAGAGGCAGCTGGGAAACATATAAACCAAGGACACACCCATACAGTGAGGTCGGCTGATCCTTTCTGCCCCTGGCTCAGGATGTGTAGTTCATTAAACTGATAATAGGAAAATGTGAACAATAACTTCCTGCTGGCATAAGCAGTTTCACAATAGGGCTTCccttcagacacacactgtctccCTCCAGTGCTTCCTGCGGGGACACTGCAGACTCAGTAGCTTTTTAAATAAGCCGTGATATGGAGGAtgcaaatacatataaaatacattttagttgcTGACCATCATTTAGAAACAATCTCCTCCTATGGTTATAGATTCACTAAGCCATTTTAGTTTTCCAAGGGTGTCAGAAACTTTACTTGAATAAACTTTAAGTTGCCTAAAAATATCCAATACTTTCAATTTTTagcaatgagaaaataataatgattgaATGACAAAATTGATGTgtaatgtgaatatatatatacatatatatatatatgtatatataacattttgttgaaatgtaaatgtgtgaggCCAGGTTAACTGTCTATTCATTATAAATTGATTATTAGGTTTTGTGATAGTTGCTCCATtatagaattaaataaataccagGAGGAATGAACAATAGAACAGTAAAgtacagtaaaacatttattcataaaataaagatgtttatttcaacataagaagttaaataaaatatccaataaaagatcaaatacaatgaaaatgttttgtataaatataagAATGTAAAGGTTAGAATGTCCAATAATAAgaaattggaaaataaaattgttgtgcaataaaaatacttttgaaaaatagaatacaaatatttgtattaatatatttattaaaatattcttgaaataaaaactgcacaGTGTACTGCTGAATTTGAAGTCACCGGCATGCATGAGGCACGGATCCAAAATCTGTTCCCTCAAACCTTTGAAACAGTTGGCAGAAGGAGTAAGGCGATCTTTCTGAAACAGAGTGTGTCCGTGTTTAGCTGAAATCAATACAGGTATGCTTGGAACTTGAAGCACTTCAGTGGAAATGACAAGCGTTTATAGAGGAGAAGAATTGGACTGTTGTAAGACAGACTATAAATCTCATGAACCTTTGTTATGGATGTGAATGCAAAAAGTGCACGGACTGTTTCCACGAACATTTATGGTTTCCTTCAGATTCCCTTTGCCTCACTGGGCTGGGGTTATCTCCCAGCAACATCTCCCCCAAGCAGCTGGGAATGTGATACAATGAGGAAATTACTCATCCAACAGGAACTTGTTGGCTTGTTTTCCAACTATTCTGCTTCTTGAAAGGTTGTTTTCTACTACaaaaatgaacagcattctTATTATTCTTACATGTTAAGGGACTGGGCAGGGGCTACAGAATATACAACAATATATCATAAAATCCATGCGGTATGTTTTATTCTGCATCTGAAGGGGAGTcaataaacatacaaaacactttttatggtcatttattgatttttaaatttaatATCTTTGGGGTATTTTCCCAGTTATCTGTCAGTTTGTTACAGGTtgaatttatatttacattttgctgTCATGTCTTTAGTTGAAAGCATTTacatcagaatcaggtttattgtcAAGCAGgttaacacatacaaggaatttttCTTGGtgttatggtgcatacataaacataaaaaataaattggagCCATCATAAAAAACGATTTTAagataactataataacattaaaaatatagcaATAATTACATCGAATATGGTTGAAATATAGGTATACCTgtagaaattaaattaaaacatgagGTCACATGACCTTTTTGTGAGATTCAATTATTCCTTATTGCACTTTATACCCTGACTTCTCTTTAGTTGAAACACGTTATCAATAAAGGTTTTATAACTTACAACCAAATTGTTTTGGATACTCTCCAGACTACGAAGATATACCTATGACTTCCATTGAAAGTTGGCTGGATagctattgttgtttttttattcctgcTTAATGTTTAGCCTTATCCTTGAAGAGCACCAATATTTAACTGACTGGCTGTTTGTAGGACCCCTTGAAAATGAGATGGTTCATCTCAAGGTGTTTATGCTAAACACACAAGAtgtcaatatactgtatatttagtTTCTTGACCGGTGCAGAGTGCAGCGATCCCTTTTATTTATTCGATAAGATTTGATTATTGATACTGTCTTGattgatttgtatttcttattaaaTATGATAGAGCTCACTTCTGATATACAAGCAGATGACCACACATTACTAGCGGAAATACATTTGTCCTAAATTGTGTTTTGGAATAACTGCCTGGCAATCTCAAGAGTGGGTTTGCATCGACCCTCACCATAACCCTTTGGGGACCCACAACAAATAATTCATAATGTCTCACTTACCCATTTATTGGCATCTGAATCGAGGCTAATGTTATTTATGGGACCGAAGCAACATGTGAactctgtttttctgcagactGCAGGACCAGTACAAAGCGAGAGGAAGCATGTGCAAGGTGTCGTGCCAAGAGAGGACCCAATGACTTTGTGTTGACAGCAGAAGTGTTCGGGATACAGCAGGTAGGTTTATCATGATTGCCTCATCAGCATGACCACCTTTCGTCTGTGGCTATCTGTCATCTTGTTTACCCTTTGTAGCTTTGCTTTGTGTGGAAAATGAGATGTTTACCTGGTGGAGACCACTACGTGCTTCCTGTCCCCACACTGCACAACAGTCTGAGAGTCAGGAACTGCAGCTTGCAGGGTTATAGAGAGGCATACAGTTAAAACTTACAAACCTAGACATATTTACAATAGTAGCGACTTTGACAGCAACTATGCACCAAAGGTACAGTGTGATTTGTTGTCTTACACATTTGCTTTGTAACCAGTGATTTTGGATTGGGATTTATGATCCTAATAGTAAAAGTGCTGCCGGACAACTAACAAACTACATTTCACAGGACTTTTCAGCAATCCTACCGTTCCACCTCAGCAAGCAAAGGGGGACGTGAATCATCGGGAAGGATGTTTTTTGTGGCCGGTGCCAAAAATAATGCAGGACGAAATGAGAGGAGGTAACCAATTCATGCTTAGAATTTCATTTAAAGGGACACTTTTTCTGCTTAATTTCAGGTccagatttatattttttgccTGTACTGTTACATGTTGGCTATTGGTGATAGCGAGAGGCAAATGTGGGAAATCCCCATAAATGAACTGTAAGCGGTACTGAAAGTGAAGCATGTTTTGCAGTTCACCCCCAAAACCCCCCAGATTTGCAAACATTCAGATCACTATTGATGGAATTCCCTTAGTTTTTcttaaaagggccctattatgttatgttcaaaaagctctaaagttacgtagtgatgtcactacgataaagaagtaaacaaaggagtccaatggaggcgttttaggcagagtttgagtgtgtgggaaaaaaaggattttagcctttgcagaccatttacatgcacaaaaacctatataacacactacaggcaAGGGAAACCCCCCttaagcataacagggcctctaAAATGCAAAGAGAAGGAAGGGGGAATGCTACGCCCAGAAAGAAGCTCTTAACTATCATGCAAGTTTAATGGAATAATAGTTGCACTGTTGGTTAAACAATATGTCATAATGTCTCCTTTTTTAACTCATCAGCAGGTCAATCTACCAGAAGTTCCGTGAGGTAGATTTGTTGAATAAGAAGAAGACTGTGACGGCTCTGAAGCCCGGTGAAGATCGTGCCATCTTCCTGGGACTGGGAATGATCCTTTCTTCAGTGATGATGTGCTTTGTCCTGGGGATCACTATATTACGCTCCTATGCAGACAGGTACAGGCCTGTTGTTTGATATCCCTTCATTTTTACACCCCATAAAGGGAGCTTAGTGATATTActgtcagaaacatgttttattcatcagaTGTGCCTTTGACAAACTACTTTCACTGCTCTCTCAACCTGAAAATTGCAAAAATGAATACTTTATGAAACCAGGAACAAATTATATCTCAAGCCAATTTCATACCATTTGTACGAAGGACTATCAGTGCCTGGCATAAGGAAAAGACGAGAgaaggaatatatatatattttttagattaGGGAAAGGGATCGAGGAAGTAAAAATCTTGAGGATAATTTCAAGCTTTCAGTGTATGTGCTTTTGCTTGTagttacatttattcaagtttaACAACATTTCGACACTATTCCCTATAGTTCCACTCTATGTTCAACATTTTGACTCAACTCTCAAAGTAGCATTTCTCAACATACTGACTTTATTCTCCACCTTTTAATACTTCTTACTAATTCTAATTCTAAAAATGGTGTTTGTCCCCAAAAAGTCCGTATTTCTTCACATTTAAGCTTTTCTACccaacattttgactttacCTGAATTGTAGAACTTGTTCCTTATGTCCCTAATACTCATGAGTCCTTacacgtttttttattttattaaatcgatttttcttttaaatctcaACACAGTGTGTGGAcagaggaaggtgtgtgtgttatactTAACTCCACGGTCACAGCAGACATGAACTGTTCCTACAACTGTGGGTCAGAGTGTTGGAGAGACTCCAAATACCCCTGCCTGCAGGTCTACGTGAGCGTCAATAACACAGGCCGTGTCAGCCGTTTATCTCACAACGAGGAGACACAGGACACCAGCACTGAAGTGAGTACAGTGCCAGAGGGGAAAATACTGAGATTTACTGAAGCGTTTCAAATGTTGACAATGGCTGTCAAATGTTGGCCTGATTGTAGACTTGCTCTGTTTCCGATTCAAAAATGTTAGTCTATAGGATTACATTTGGTCAAGCTGAACGATGATACATGAAGGGTGATGTattcaataaataacaaactaaCTGATTGCCCCCTAGATAACCTAAATGTCTTTCAATCCTGTCCTTGCAGTGTTTCTACGTGCCAAGGTGCCAGAAAGACAGAGTCGCCATGCATGTCATGATCATGAACATCTCAGAGCGTTTGAAGGTGAACCAGCAGGTCACGTGTTACTACGACCCCAGCGAGCAGCAGGAGAACGTTCTCCTGACGCGGCTGTACGACCAAACAGTCGTCTTCCACTCGCTGCTCTGGCCCTCTTGCATGCTCACTGGAGGGGCCCTCATCATTGTGATGGTAAAGCTAACGCAGTACCTCTCCAGACTGTGTGAAGAGATAGTGAAGATCAAGAGATGAAACCCAATGCAGCAGCTGTCAAAGCAAAGCATATGGTGGCTGGTGATGGACATAGGACATGAAAGGGATTAGTGCACCTGCTTCAGATGATATCAGCTCATTAAATGGCCGTTATCCGTGGCTGAGAATCAGTATCAATGTAAAATATCTGGGTCAGAAGGGGCTTGACCTGGAAATCCATCGGCTATTGTTCTGACAATGATGATCCTCTCAGGACAGGATTGAACGACCAACTTCCCTTAGGGTTGGCCAATAATACTTGGACAACAAGCGCAAAACAGAACTCGTCCACTAACAAATCCTTGTCCAATGCTTGGATTTTATATGATTTCATAATCTCTTTATAAAGACTAGGTTCTTAACAAGATTATCATCTTTTCACACAGTTGCtcatcaatacaaaaacaagacaatggCGACCTTTAGCGGCTGTTATAATGATGACGGAACAACGTTCGGTCCCTCAAAATCTTCTTAAGGGTGGGTCGGACTGTTTGAAAAATGGGTCAAACAATCACAGGACTTTTAATGGTTTAtgtgtgaaaccaaaagtcAATGCTTTTCTTACTGACGTGGCCTATGAAAGCAAATTTCCATTATTTACTTGACTGTAAATAAGAAGTGGTTGTAGTCACCAATTGGTTTGGAAACTGGGTTGTAAAAGAACGACTGAGACTGACATTTTTAGGTGACCAAATTCTTAAAACTTGTATTAAAACACTCTGAGAAAGAATTaaagttgtaaaacaaaaacttgGAGTGTACTTAGACCAGACAACAGCCACATTACATTCGGGATCATAAACTCATTATATTTTATGATACTCAGGCGAGATATAAGGTAATTTCCTCTTAGACTTCTTTACAATACGAGTCGCTGGATATTGTAGAAGTTCCTGCACTGTCTTCACTTTTCAGAACTGGGTGTTTTTGCTCGGTGAAGCCAAACATAATGAGATATGTGTACTGAAGTATTCTACTTAAGCAAAGTTACTTAACATAATTAACATGAAGATTCACATTGTGAACACTTGTAACAACGTAGGCATACTTATTTTAACTCGAACCATGATCTCTTACCTAAATCTTACCACACTGTATTTACGCAAAGACCTTAACAAcctaaagtaaaacataatcAAACTGCAACCCTTTCTTCATATTGGATGTGCACCTTCTGGGCTAGGCTACTTATGGGAGCAGTTTGTCCTCTCTGAAGCAATAgagtgaaagtaaaaacaactgATAAGCCCATTTAATAGCTTAATAGCACTCATAACAGGTCATGTTTAAACCCAACAACCTTGCTGTGACCTTTTACAAACTTTCCTCTCGGGTACAGACATTTGGAAGAGCTACATTTTTCTCCGGAAAGAGGATGTGTCTGTTTATAAAAGTGAAGTGAAGGTTCCAAGGTGGAAACTATCGGACATGTAGCTGCCAATTATAGAAATACACTGCATTTTGCATGGTTTTAAAGCCTTGTAAAGGGTTTTATGGATATTTGTTCACAACAGTtcctttcatttgaaaataaagcaTATTATATATAAGTGCATGTTTGCTTTTGTACATATAATACACAGTACAATACCAGCATTTATTTAAGCCAAAGAGAGAAAACTCTGATGTTAGTACGAAAATGTCCTATGTGGTGGAGGAACTAACAATTTTAATGACTTCCTTCGacgtcttttattttgataataacATCTAAATGTTCTCATTTTATAGCCACTATGTCAGCGACCAAATGATATATGTATAAGCCTCTCattattgaatgtttttaataaataaacataaggTGATGatgatttttgttgttggtcATGACATtgaaaaactataaaaatgAAACTCATCAAACTACAATATACATTGCATATGATTGAAATGTCTTATTGATTGAGATGTTATAACACAATGTACAGTATACTTGCATATTTGCAGGATAGACAAAGTCAAAGACATAAATTCTCATGTCAGGTTCTAGGGTCGGAATCTCACTTACAGCTCATCTCATGAATATAATCAGTAAATAACTCAAAATCAAAAATACACCAAAGGCCTCCTATATGTCCTATTGGACCAATAGGCATTACAAATATATTAGGCAAGGCAAGGTTTTGTAGTAATCCACTGAGGCAGTTCAATGTGCGTTATATAAtgaagttttttgttttttctaaagaTAATGATAACACAACAGTGcatacaacatatttttttaggagaggaaaaacaaatgggtatacatacatacaaaaatgtaaaataaataaataatgctaattaaaatgacatggaTAATAAGGCAAAACTAATTGCTATTACATATAGCATTATATATGTGCAATTTTGTTTAACAGGCAGTCATGAATAGTCTTAAGCTTGCTTCTATAAGTAGTTTCAAATAGTGCAAATGTAAGATATTCAGGCCGTATGGTCCAACAAATGTCATAATAACTAAAATAGTTTCACCTCATGCGAAAACAAGGGTCGagaaggacagagggtgtcatgCTGTGCAGATTATAAAGCCTATTTAACCATTTATTGTTCTGGGAAATGATCTGACCTGTTCCAGGTAACCCAAATGTTTCACATATAACCGAGAAGAAGCCAGCAGAGACTAGGGAGTCATGTGTTCGGCTCCCTTGGCCTTTGTGTCTTATGTGGAAGCAATACAACTATGCAACTAAAATGAATGGCTCATATAAATCTCAATAATACTTTTCCTGATTACAGTTTTTATGTGGGGGCTCCATCCAAGCACATTCTGGTAACGGGATTTGCTATAGGCTCTCCTGAATATAGTAACAGAACATTATTTGGGAGTCTTTTATCTTGCGCTCTTTAGTGACTTATTAAGAACCATTTCGGTTCCAATGCAAGAAAACAGTGAACTAGCAGCTTCGCTTCCTTTTACTCATGCGAAACACACAGCGCTTTCTCTCACGTAAACTCGCTATGGGACTTCCATCGTGTGGGAGGGCGCTCCATGATGATGAGCCTGCTAGTAGCCTTTGAGCAGGTTAGCTGTGTGGAGCTAGCGTGCTACCGAACAGTGCAGTTCATTTTTGGGACCGCACGATGAAGAACATCATGAAGTATTATAGACTTATTCCGCTACAGCGTTTTGACAACATCACTGGGAGCTAGGGGCGTCTTTTCTCCTACACTGCGGGTCCGCCCTGACCCCTCGGTGTCATTGTTTGGATGGACTAACGTTAGAGCTAGCCCCGCTGTTTGAGACTTCCCGAGCGGGCACAAACGGGACACTCGGCTAGCCGCTGCTAATGATTCTGCTGGAACATTAGCTTGGCAGCTAACCGGTTGGCATTAGCTAACTGACAGAGGTagctttgtatt contains these protein-coding regions:
- the kcnmb2a gene encoding calcium-activated potassium channel subunit beta-2, which gives rise to MHQRTFQQSYRSTSASKGGRESSGRMFFVAGAKNNAGRNERSRSIYQKFREVDLLNKKKTVTALKPGEDRAIFLGLGMILSSVMMCFVLGITILRSYADSVWTEEGVCVILNSTVTADMNCSYNCGSECWRDSKYPCLQVYVSVNNTGRVSRLSHNEETQDTSTECFYVPRCQKDRVAMHVMIMNISERLKVNQQVTCYYDPSEQQENVLLTRLYDQTVVFHSLLWPSCMLTGGALIIVMVKLTQYLSRLCEEIVKIKR